In candidate division KSB1 bacterium, a single genomic region encodes these proteins:
- a CDS encoding ATP-binding cassette domain-containing protein, with amino-acid sequence MNILEFVGLAAEKNVLASDLSYGQQKLLSLACCLAADSELLLLDEPVSGIHPDTIEKILD; translated from the coding sequence ATAAATATTCTAGAATTTGTCGGACTGGCAGCAGAAAAAAATGTTTTAGCTAGTGATCTATCGTATGGACAGCAGAAATTGCTTTCATTGGCTTGCTGTTTGGCCGCCGACTCAGAACTCCTTTTATTGGACGAACCAGTATCTGGAATTCATCCGGACACCATTGAAAAAATACTTGATTGA
- the rfbB gene encoding dTDP-glucose 4,6-dehydratase, which translates to MKTYLVTGGAGFIGSNYIRYMLKKHKDVEIINLDKLTYAGNLDNLKDIEEDSRYTFIKGDICDEVLVNRIMTGVDVVVNFAAESHVDRSIGAPDDFIRTDVFGTFVLLEAARTNKIEKFIQISTDEVYGSIDKGSFTENDPLMPSSPYSASKTGADRLAFSYFVTYDLPVIVTRCSNNFGPFHYPEKLIPLFVTNAIENKSLPIYGDGKNVRDWIYVEDHCDGVEFVCQNGKLGEVYNIGGGNEKTNLEITERILKKLEKPQSLMTHVKDRLGHDRRYSVDCSKIADLGWKPKHDFEEALDKTITWFMENRWWWEKLKSGEYLEYYTQQYKEVV; encoded by the coding sequence ATGAAAACATACTTGGTCACAGGAGGGGCCGGCTTTATCGGAAGCAATTACATCCGGTATATGCTTAAAAAACACAAGGATGTTGAAATCATTAACCTTGACAAACTTACCTATGCGGGTAACCTCGATAACCTCAAAGACATAGAAGAAGATTCGCGCTATACATTCATCAAAGGGGATATTTGTGATGAAGTTCTGGTGAACCGGATCATGACTGGGGTCGATGTCGTGGTCAACTTTGCCGCAGAAAGTCACGTCGACCGTTCTATCGGCGCGCCTGACGACTTCATCAGAACGGATGTTTTCGGAACTTTTGTTCTTTTGGAAGCAGCCCGCACCAACAAAATTGAAAAATTCATTCAAATCAGTACCGACGAAGTTTACGGCAGCATCGACAAAGGCTCGTTCACCGAAAATGATCCTCTCATGCCTTCGAGTCCTTACTCCGCATCTAAAACCGGGGCCGATAGGCTGGCATTTTCATATTTCGTAACTTATGACCTGCCTGTTATCGTAACTCGCTGCTCAAATAATTTCGGGCCGTTTCATTATCCCGAAAAACTCATTCCTCTATTTGTTACAAATGCCATAGAAAACAAAAGTTTGCCTATCTATGGAGACGGTAAAAACGTGCGCGATTGGATTTATGTTGAAGACCACTGCGACGGCGTCGAGTTCGTTTGTCAGAATGGAAAACTTGGCGAAGTTTACAACATTGGCGGCGGAAATGAAAAAACCAATTTGGAAATCACAGAACGAATCCTGAAAAAATTGGAGAAACCGCAAAGTCTTATGACCCATGTCAAAGACAGGCTTGGACACGACCGCCGGTATTCAGTAGATTGCAGCAAGATTGCCGACTTAGGCTGGAAGCCGAAACACGATTTTGAAGAAGCACTGGATAAAACCATCACCTGGTTTATGGAAAACCGCTGGTGGTGGGAAAAGCTAAAAAGTGGAGAGTACCTGGAGTACTATACACAACAATACAAGGAGGTAGTGTAA